CGTACGGGCACGTCGTGGGCGAAGATCACGGCGTCCGCCGCCGCGATCACCTCCGGGGCGACCCGGGTGAAGCCGGCGGATCCCTGGGGTTCGACGGTGAGTTCGACGCCCGCCTCGCGGCCGGCGTTCTCCAGCGACTCGGCCGCCATGTAGGTGTGGGCGATGCCGGTGGGGCAGGAGGTGACGGCGACGATGCGGAACGGCCGCTCCGGGGAGGGCGCTTCGGCGGCGGTGTCGGCGTCGTCGGCGTGGTCGGCGTGGTCGGCGTCGTCGGTGACCGTGGCGGCGGCGGGAGAGGCCGCTCCCGCCGACGCCACGGTGTCCTCGGAACCCGCCGGGGCGGGTGCGTCCGGATCGTCGCCGCGGATCAGGGCCGCGGCGGCGGAGGCGTCGCCCACCGCGCGCAGGGCGTCGGTGAACTCGCTGTTCATCAGCTGCCGGGCCAGCGACGACAGGATCGTCAGATGGGCGTCGTCCGCACCGGCGGGCGCGGCGATCAGGAAGATCAGGTCGGCGGGGCCGTCCGCCGCGCCGAAGTCGATGCCGGCGGCGCTGCGTCCGAAGGCGAGCGTCGGCTCGATGACGTGCTCGCTGCGGCAGTGCGGGATGCCGATGCCGCCGTCGAGGCCGGTCGGCATCTGGGCCTCGCGGGCGGCCACGTCGGCGAGGAAGCCGTCCAGGTCGGTCACCCGGCCCAGGGCCACCATGCGCTCCGCGAGGGCGCGCGCCGCCGCTTCCTTGGTGTCGGCGGACAGGTCGAGGTCGACCAGGTCCGCCGTGATCATGTCGCTCATCGCGGGCTCCTTAGCACGCGTATCGCCCGGTGGGAGGGGTGGGCGGGGAGGGGGACGGGGGTGCGGTGGGGGGTGAGAGGGGTGCGGTGGGGGGTGACGGGGAGGGTGGCGGAGCCGGTGAGTAACGGGGAGGGGGCGCGGTGTTCGCGCGTCGGTCCGCGCCGCTCGCGTGTCGCTCCGCGCCGCTCGTCGTGGGTCATGAGAACGGCCCGGTGGGTCATGAGGCCCGCTCCGTGGGTCATGAGGCCCGCTCCGTGGATCAGGAGGCCCGCTCCGTGGGTCATGAGGCCGGCTCCTTCAGCGCACGGTCTGACGGGATCTCTGCCGTGACCGTCACCGCCGCCGGGTCCAGGTCGCCCGGCGTCGGCATCACGCTGCCGGGCAGCTGGACGGCCGCGGCGCCGTGCGCCACCGCGGAGGCCAGGGCCTCGGGGCCGTTGCCGCCGGCGATCAGGAAACCGGCGAGGGAGGAGTCGCCGGCGCCCACGTTGCTGCGGACGGCGGCCACGCGGGCGCTGCCGAACCAGGCGCCCTCGTCGCAGACGAGCAGCTGCCCGTCGGCGCCGAGGCTCGCGAGGACGGCCCGGGCGCCCATCTCCCGCAGTTCCTCGGCGGCCTTGACGGCGTCTGCGACGGTGGTGAGGGGGCGGCCCACGGCTCCGGCGAGCTCCTCGGCGTTGGGCTTGACCACGTCGGGCCGCTCGCGCAGGGCCGCGAGCAGCGCGGGCCCGGAGGTGTCCAGGGCGATCCGTGCCCCGGCGGCGTGCGCGCGGGCGACCAGCTCGGCGTACCAGGAGGGGGCCAGTCCGCGGGGGAGGCTGCCGCAGCAGGCGATCCAGGAGGCGTCGCGGGACTGCTGGCGCACGGCCTCCAGGAGCAGTTCCCGTTCGGCGCCGGAGAGTTCGGGGCCGGGGGCGTTGATCTTCGTCAGGACGCCGTCGGACTCTACGAGGGCGATGTTGGAGCGCGTGGCCCCGGCGACCGGGACGGGCGCGACCTCGATGCCCTGCTGGTCGAGGAGATCGGCGACGAGTGCGCCGGGGGCGCCGCCCAGGGGCAGGACCGCCACGGTGCGCTGTCCGGCCGCGGCGACGGCACGCGAGACGTTCACGCCCTTGCCGCCCGGGTCCATCCGCTCGCCGGTGGCGCGGATGACCTCACCGCGGTCGAGGGACGGCACCTCGTAGGTGCGGTCCAGGGACGGGTTGGGGGTGACGGTGAGGATCATGCGCGCACTACTTCCGTGCCGCCGCGCTCGATCGCGACGGCGTCTTCGGGGCTCAGCCCGCTGTCGGTGATCAGCAGGTCCACATCGCTCAGGTCACCGAAGCGGGCGAAGTGCTCCTGGCCGTGCTTGGAGGAGTCGGCGAGCAGCACCACGCGGCGGGCGGCGGCTACGGCCGCGCGCTTCACGGCGGCCTCGGCGAGGTCGGGGGTGGTCAGGCCGTGCTCGGCGGAGAACCCGTTGGCGGCCACGAACAGCACGTCGGCGCGGATCTCGCCGTACGCCCGCAGCGCCCAGGCGTCCACGGCGGCGCGCGTGCGATGCCGTACGCGCCCTCCGATGAGGTGGAGCTGGATGCCGGGGTGGTCGGCGAGGCGGGCCGCGATGGGGAGGCTGTGCGTGACGACGGTGAGGGAGGCCTCCAGCGGGAGGGCGGCCGCCATCTTGGCCACCGTCGTCCCGGCGTCGAGGATCACTGTGCCCTCGCCGGGCAGTTCGGCGAGGGCAGCCTTGGCGATGCTGTCCTTCTCGTCGGCGGCGGTCGTCTCGCGCTCGGCGAGGTCCGGCTCGAAGTCGAGGCGCCCGGCCGGGATGGCCCCGCCGTGCACCCGGCGGACGAGTCCCGCGCGGTCGAGGGCTTTCAGGTCGCGGCGGATCGTCTCCGCGGTCACCTGGAACTGCTCGGCCAGCGACACGACATCCACTCGGCCGCCGTCACGGGCGAGCCGGAGGATCTCCTGCTGCCGCTCCGGTGCGTACATGTCCGTTCGCCTCCGCCTCATGCCCGAACGTGTGGTTTCAGCGGGAGGCTACGCCGAGATTTCCGCGAAGTAAACAGGTTCGGACGCAATCGGGCACAGGCAGAAATGCGGGCGGGCTCGGCATCCGAGGGTGCCGAGCCCGTACTCCCTGTTAATGTTCGCCGCTGCTCCCAGGGAACCGGCTCGCCTGTTCGCCGCTGCTCCTAGGGAACCAGCTCGCCTGCTCGCCGCTCCTACGGGACCAGCACCGGCTCCGTGTTTCCGACCGGCGCCTGCTCCCCCTCCACGCGCTGCGCGGGCCGCTTCGGCAGCGCGAACATCAGCAGGAAGATGGCGCCCATCACCGCGGCGACGTAGCCGAGCGCGTTCTGGAAGGCGTCCGCGAAGGCCGGGCCGATCTGCTCCGGCCGCAGGTGGTCGGAGATCGTGCCGAAGAACACCACCGACACCAGAGCGAGCCCCAGCGCGTTGCCCATCTGCTGCACGGTGTTGATCAGCCCCGATGCCGAGCCGGCGTGCTCGCGCGGCACCTCCGAGAGGATCGCGTCGGTCAGCGGCGCGACGATCAGCCCCATGCCGACGCCCATCACGACGAGCGGGAGAGCCATCTGCCAGGGAGCTATGGCGAGGCCGTAGTGGCCGGACTCCCAGATGTAGAGCAGCACACCGGACGCCATCACCAGCGAGCCCGCCTGGAGCACCTTGCGGCCGAAGCGCGGGACCAGCTTCTGCACCGACACCCCGGCGGCCACCGACACCGCGATCGAGAACGGCACCCCGGTCAGCCCGGCCTTCAGCGGGCTCCAGCCCAGCCCGAACTGCATGTACAGCGTCCACACCAGGAAGAACACGCCGAGCGCGACACCGAAGACGGTCTGCACGGCGATCCCGGCCGCGAAGCTCTTGACCCGGAACAGCGACAGCTCGACCAGCGGGGAGCCGTCCCGCGCGGACTTGCGCTTCTCGAAGGCCACCAGCACCGCGAGGACGACGAGCGAGCCGGCCATCGAGACGTACCCCCACACCGGCCAGTCCAGCTCGCGGCCGCGGATGAGCGGGTAGAGCAGCATGAGCAGGCCCAGCGTCACGAGCGCGACGCCCACCAGGTCCAGCTTCAGGGCGCGCGGCGCCCTGGACTCGGTGATGAAGCGACTGCCGAGGACCAGTCCGGCGACACCGACGGGCAGGTTGATCAGGAAGATCGACCGCCACTCCCAGCCGAACAGGTTCCACTCGGTCAGCAGCGCGCCCAGCAGCGGACCGGACACGGCCCCGAGACCGACGACCGCGCCGAACAGCCCGAACACCTTGCCCCGCTCGTGCGCCGGGAAGGTGGCGTGCACGATCGACAGCACCTGCGGCACCATCAGCGCCGCCATGCCGCCCTGCAGGAACCGCGAGGCGACCAGCATCTCCGGGTTCACCGCGAGGCCGCACAGCGCGGAGGCCACCGTGAACCCGCCGATGCCGACGAGGAAGATCCGCTTGCGGCCGTGGATGTCGCCGAGCCGTCCGCCCGTGATCAGGCCCGCGGCGAAGGCGAGGGCGTAACCGGCGGTGATCCACTGGATCTGGCTGAAGGAGGCGCCGGACTCCCGCTGGATCGACGGGATGGCGATGTTGACGATCGTCACGTCGACGAGATCCATGAAGGCCGCGGTCATCACGATCGCGAGGGCGAACCAGCGCCGGCGGTCGGTCCGGCCGCCCGCCGTGACGGGAGTGGTGTCGGTGGAGTTCATGCTCCGAAGGTAGGCCCCCATTAGGTCAGATCGTGTCCTACTGGTGCGGCATCCTCATCGGTATGACGACGGACACTCCGGCTCGGCTGCTGACCCTCCTCTCCCTCCTTCAGACGCCCCGCGAATGGCCCGGCGGCGAGCTCTCCGAGCGACTCGGGGTCTCCCGCCGCACGGTGCGGCGGGACATCGACCGGCTGCGGGAGCTCGGCTATCCCGTACAGGCGACCAAGGGCGCCGACGGCGGTTACCGGCTGGTCGCCGGCAAGGCCATGCCGCCGCTCGTGCTCGACGACGAGGAGGCCGTGGCCATCGCCGTCGGGCTGCGCGCCGGGGCAGGGCACGCGGTGGAAGGCCTGGACGAGGCGTCGGTACGGGCGCTGGCCAAGCTGGAGCAGGTCCTGCCGGGCCGGCTGCGCCACCGCGTGACCACCCTCCAGGCCGCGACGACACCATGGACCAGCGGAGACGGGCCGAGCATCGCGCCCGAGACCCTGACCGTCATGGCCTCGACGGTGGCCGGGCACGAGCGGCTGCGGTTCGCCTACCGGGCGGCGGACGGCACCGAGACGCGGCGCCTGACGGAGCCCTACCGGCTGGTGTCGACGGGCCGCCGCTGGTACCTGGTGGCGTACGACATCGACCGGGACGACTGGCGCACGTTCCGCGTCGACCGCGTCAGCGAGCCCTTCGCCACCGGGGCGCGCTTCGCGCCGCGCGAGCTGCCGACGGGGAACGCGGCGGAGTACCTGCGGCGCTCCATGCAACGGCAGCAGCAGGTCTACGACTTCGAGGTCACGTTCGCCGCCCCGGCCGACTTCGTCGCGGCCCGGGTGCCCCACTGGCTGGGCACGCCCGAGCCGTTGGACGACGGCAGCTGCCGGCTGCGGGGATCCGTCGGGGACACCGCGCAGTGGGTGGCGTTCCGGCTGGCGATGCTGGAGTGCGACTTCGTGGTGCACAAGCCGGAACAACTCGTCACGGCGGTGAGGGAGTTGGGGGTGCGATTGAGCAGGGCGGCGGCCGGAGGGGACACGGGTGGGGGGTGAGCGGTGGGGTGTGAGCGGCCGGGGGGCAGCGAGGTGTGAGCCCTCGCCGCGCGTCGACCGCGGGAAGCCTCGCGTCCAACGCGGGAGGCCTCGCGTCGGCCTCGGGAAGCCTCACATCAGTCGCGCGAGGCCGCGCGCCGACCCCGGGAAGCCTCACATCCAACGCCACGCATCCCTCGCGGGAAGCCTCACGGCCCCACGGGGCGCCTCACCGCCCCCACGGGAAGTCCCGCAGCGCCGCGAGATTGCGCAGGGCGAGTTCCGCGGGCCCGTCCGGACCCTCGGCGGGGCCGTCCCCCGCGGCCCACGCCTCCAGTGCGGCACGTACGGCGGCGCTGGCCACCGCGGCGGCGAAGCGCAGCTCGGCGGTGGCGGCGTGGGGCGGGCGCGGGGTCCCGGCGGGGGACGGGTGAGGGGTCTCGGCGGGGGGCGTGTGAGAGGTGTCGGCGGGCGGCGTTCGAGGGGGCGCAGTAGGGGCCAGGTCAGGGTCGGCGGCAACGTTGTCGCGGCCTTCCCCGGAGACCTTCGGAACCCCGGCCGCCCCAGGAGCCCCGGCACCTGTCACCCGTTCCGCCAGCACCTCCTCCAGCAGTCGCTCGGACGCCTGGCAGACCTCCGCCCACACCCTGCGCAGGGACGGGGTCGTCTCGGCCAGACGCAGCAGCGTGCGGACCCACTCCCAGGAGGCCGCCGAGACGCCGACGCCCGGGGTGAGGGTGTGGCGGACTCCCTGCTCCAGGGCGTGGAGCACGCCCGCGTCGGGGGGAGCGGCGCGCACCGCCTCCACCCACCGCTGGGCGCCGGCCGCGTAGAGCGGGGCGACGGCTTCTTCCTTGGTGGCGAAGTACCGGTAGAAGGTGCGCGGTGCGATACCGGCGGCCTGGGCGATGTCCTCCGCGCGGGTGGCGCGCAGGCCGTGCCGTACGAAGAGGCCGGCCGCGGCCCGGGCGATCTCCATACGTGTTTCGGTCTTCCGCCGCTCGGTCAGTGAGGACGGAGGCGGGGTCGGGGTGGTGCTGCTCACGCCCGGCAGGCTATGCCCATGTGACACAATCTGCCATCTGGCGGGCCACCCCGTGGTTCAGGTACGGGGTGGCCCGCCCTCCAGCACGCGGGCCGGCCCCCATAAGAAGAGAGCCGGGCCCCGACGTCCGGGGGGAAGGACGCCGAAGCCCGGCCTCGGGGAAAGTCCCGGCGCCGGGGGGAGTGCGACGGGACTTGGCTGTTGGGGGTCGGGGGGTATGACCCCGGGCCCGAACTGGTGGACCCAGAAGTCTTGTTCCCTGAGTCCGCGAATTGAAGCGGCGTTACATCGCCATGTTTGCGCGGTCTTTCGCCACCCGGCGTACGCGGTGCCCTCCGGGCGCACACGCTCCGTCACCCACTTGCCGTGGGGAACGGGCCGTACGCCCGGACGCTCACCGATTCGCCGTCTCACCGATGTCCGGCCGTCACGCGAACACAGTCACGCCACCGCGCGAACACGGTCACGGCCACGGCGCGAACCGGATCACGCCACCGCGCGAACCCGGTCCCGCCACGGCCCGAACCGGATCACGCCACCGCGCGAACCCGGTCCCGCCACGGCCCGAACCGGATCACGCCACCGCGCGAACCCGGTCCCGCCACGGCCCGAAAGGGATCACGCCGCTGCGCGAACTGGGTCACGCCGCCGCGCGAGCGGGATCACGCCGCCGCGTCGAACCCCGTGCTGCGGGCGAGCTTCTTCAGCTCCAGCAGCGCGTGCTTCTCGATCTGGCGGATGCGCTCGCGGGTCAGGCCGTGCTCCTTGCCGACCTCGGTCAACGTGCGCTCCCGGCCGTCCTCGATGCCGTAGCGCATCTTGATGATGGACGCCGTGCGCTGGTCGAGCCGGCCGATCAGGTCGTCGAGCTCCTCGCTGCGCAGCAGCGTGAGCACCGACTGCTCGGGCGACACCGCCGAGGTGTCCTCCAGTAGGTCACCGAACTGCGTCTCGCCCTCGTCGTCCACCGACATGTTCAGCGAGACCGGGTCACGCGCCCAGTCGAGCACGTCGGTGACGCGCTCCGGCGTCGAGCCGAGCTCGGCGGCGATCTCCGCGGGCTCCGGCTCCCGGCCGTGCTCGCGGTTGAACTCGCGCTGCACACGGCGGATCCGGCCGAGCTCCTCCACGAGGTGGACGGGCAGGCGGATCGTGCGGGACTGGTCCGCTATCGAGCGGGTGATGGCCTGGCGGATCCACCACGTCGCGTACGTGGAGAACTTGAAGCCCTTGCGGTAGTCGAACTTCTCGACCGCGCGCACCAGGCCGGCGTTGCCCTCCTGGATCAGGTCCAGCAGCGGCAGGCCGCTGCGGGGGTAGCGGCGGGCGACCGCGACGACCAGGCGCAGGTTGGAGCGGATGAAGACATCCTTGGCCCGCTCGCTTGCGTCGACCAGGGCCTGAAGCTCCTCGGGGGAAGCCCCGGCCTTGTTCTCCTCGAGGCCGTCGAGGATCTGCTGTGCGAACACACCCGCTTCGATGATCTGGGACAGCTCGACCTCCTTGGCGGCGTCGAGCAGTGGTGTGCGCGCGATCTCGTCGAGGTACATGCCGACCAGGTCGCGGTCGGCGATCTCGCCGCCATGGGCGCGAACACTGCTTGCCGCGTCGGCCGTCTCGCCGGTGGCGGACTGACGACGGGCGACGGCACGGGTTGCCATGCGAGCTCCCTTGCGATGGTGAGGTCAGCGGGTGTCGGACGCTGGACTCCGTCTTCCGAGACTCTCCGGACTCTCCTCGGGTGCCCTGCATCCGATGGAAACAACGACTGGAATCAGGACAGAATTCCCAACCCGGCCCCCGATTTTTCTGATCATGCAGTACCCTGTCGGGCCACATAGGGAGGCACGATGCCGTCGCACCCCGCAGAGGTGCAGGTCAGGCCGGGAGTCGAGGATGACCTCGAGGCCCTCACGGCCCTCTATAACCACTATGTACGTGAGACGGCGATCACATTCGACACCGCGATCTTCACTCCGGAGGAGCGCCGCCCTTGGCTGCTCTCCCACCCTGAAGACGGGCCGCACCGCCTGATGGTTGCCACGACGGCGGACCCACGGGAGATTCTGGGCTACGCCACGTCAAGCCCTTTCCGAACGAAGCCCGCCTATGCCACCTCCGTGGAAACGACCGTGTACGTCGCCCCGGAGGCCGGCCGGCGCGGCGTCGGCACGCTCCTCTACACGGCCCTCTTCGAGGCCCTGTCCGGCGAGGATCTGCACCGCGCCTACGCGGGCATCGCGCTGCCGAACGAGGCGTCGGCCCGGCTGCACGAACGCCTCGGTTTCCGGCATGTCGGCACCTACCGCGAGGTGGGCCGCAAGTTCGGCCGCTACTGGGACGTGGCCTGGTACGAGAAGCCGCTGTAGGAGCACCCGCGGGAGCGCCATGCGGGCAAGCCCGCGGGGGTCCGTTTCAGCCGAACTGCACCGACCGCTTCGCCAGCCCCATCCAGAACCCGTCGATCACGGACTTCTGCGTGTCCAGCTCACCGGTCGCGTCGGCCGCGCCCATGGTCACGAACAGCGGGGCGAAGTGCTCGGTGCGCGGGTGGGCCAGCTGCCCTGCGGGCGACTTGCGGGTGAAGTCGAGCAGGGCGTCCACGTCACGGGCCTCCAGCGCCCGCCGGCCCCAGTCGTCGAACTCGGCCGACCAGCCGGGGATGCCGCCCTGCCGCAGCGCGGCCAGGTTGTGGGTGAAGAAGCCGGAGCCGACGATCAGCACGCCCTCGTCCCGCAGGGGCGCGAGCTTGCGGCCGATCTCCAGCAGCCGCACCGGGTCCAGCGTCGGCATGGACACCTGGAGGACCGGGATGTCGGCCTCCGGGTACATCTCGACCAGCGGCACGTACGCGCCGTGGTCGAGGCCGCGGTCGGGGACGTCCTGGACCGGCATGCCGGGGGCACGCAGCAGTTTGCGTACGGACTCGGCGAGCTCCGGCGCGCCGGGGGCGTCGTACGTCACCCGGTAGTAGTGCTCCGGGAAGCCCCAGAAGTCGTAGACGAGCGGGACGGCCTCGGTGGCGCCGAGGGCGAGCGGGGCCTCCTCCCAGTGGGCGGAGACCATCAGGATCGCCTTGGGGCGCGGCAGCCCGGCGGACCAGGCGGCCAGCTCACCGGGCCAGACCGGATCGTCGGCCAGGGGCGGTGCGCCGTGACTGAGGTACAGAGCGGGCATGCGCTCCTGGGTGGCGGCGGACATGCTGCGGCTCCTTCCAAAACATGGTTCCCTACAAAACTGTACGGGCCATTTGTTTAAAGTTCAAGGAGGGTCCACGTAGAGTGGAACACATGAAGGCACCCGCATCCGCACCGGCAGCGGGCTCCGCCGCGGAGCCCCAGGAACCGCGCTGGCTCACCGGCGAGGAGCAGCGCGTCTGGCGCTCGTTCATGGAGGGCGTCACCCTCCTCGACGACCATCTCGACCGGCAGCTGCAGCGCGACGCGGGCATGCCGCACGTCTACTACGGCCTGCTGGTCAACCTCGCCGAGGCGCCGCGGCGGCGGCTGCGGATGACCGAGCTCGCGATGCTGGCGAAGATCACCCGGTCCCGTCTCTCGCACGCCGTCGCGCGTCTGGAGAAGAACGGCTGGGTGCACCGGGAGGACTGCCCCGACGACAAGCGGGGCCAGTTCGCCGTCCTCACGGACGAGGGCCTGGAGGTGCTGCGGAAGACCGCGCCGGGCCATGTGGAGGCCGTACGCCAGGCGGTCTTCGACCGGCTCTCCCCGGAACAGCAGAAGTCCCTCGGCGAGATCATGCAGATCGTCGCCGAGGGACTTCAGCCGACCGAAGCGGGTGCGGACCTGCCCTGGCTCCGCTGACGCGGGAGCGGCGGGTGCGCAGCCGGCCTGGCTTTGCTGACGCGGGAGCGGCGGGTGCGGCGGGTGCGCAGCCGGCCTGGCTTTGCTGACGCGGGCGGCGGGTGCGGGGCCGGGCAGATGCGGACCTGCCCTGCTCCGCCGACGCGGGAGCAGGGCAGGTCCTGGATTCCGTGGGTACGGGGCGTCCCCTTCCCCGTGCCTACGGAGGGCCCGTGTCTACGGAGGGCCCGAAGGGGTGCGGTGCGCGGGCGTCAGTGGGCGACGACCGGGATCTGCACCTCGTCCGCCGCGTCCTCGCCGGAGGACGCCACCGTCGTACCGCCCGGGCGGCCGGCGTTGACGAACGTCAGGGCGATCACGGCGGCCACCACGAGGATGCCGACCGCGAACCAGATCGCGCTGGTGTAGCCCTGCACCATGGCCTCCAGCTGGACCAGCTGCTGCTGGGACCGGCTGGTCGCCCCCGCGATGTGGTCGGCGACGTACGCCGTGGTCGCCGAGGCGGCGATGGTGTTCAGCAGGGCCGTGCCGATTGCGCCGCCCACCTGCTGCGAGGTGTTGACCATCGCGGAGGCGACACCGGAGTCCCGGGGCTCGACGCCCTGGGTGGCCAGCGACATGGCCGGCATGAACGCCGTACCCATGCCCAGGCCGAGCAGCAGCATCGCCGGCAGCAGCAGGGCGGCGTACGAGGAGCCGATCTCCAGCTGGGTCAGCAGCAGCATGCCGAGCGCGGCGACCAGGAAGCCCGGGCCCATCAGCAGGCGCGGCGCGACCCGGGTCATCAGGCGGGTGCCGATCTGGGTGGAGCCGGTGATCATGCCCGCGATCATCGGCAGGAAGGCGAACCCGGTCTTGACCGGCGAGTAGCCCTTCACGATCTGCAGGTAGTAGGTGAGGAAGAGGAACAGGCCGAACATCGCGATGATCGCGAGGCCGAGGGAGAGGTAGATCCCGCCGCGGTTGCGCTCGGTGATCACGCGCAGCGGCAGCAGCGGGGCCTTGACCTTCGACTCGACGAGCACGAAGGACGCCAGCAGCACGGCCGAGGCGACGAACATGCCGACGGTGACGGAGTCGCTCCAGCCGTTGGACTCGGCGCGGGTGAAGCCGTAGACGAGGGCGACGAGGCCGAGGGTGGAGAGAATGACGCCGGGGATGTCGAGCGGGGAGCGGTTGCGGCCGCCCTCGGGCTCACGGATGACGAAGTAGGCACCGGCCGCGGCGACGATGGCGAACGGGATGTTCACGA
The Streptomyces tuirus genome window above contains:
- the pfkB gene encoding 1-phosphofructokinase → MILTVTPNPSLDRTYEVPSLDRGEVIRATGERMDPGGKGVNVSRAVAAAGQRTVAVLPLGGAPGALVADLLDQQGIEVAPVPVAGATRSNIALVESDGVLTKINAPGPELSGAERELLLEAVRQQSRDASWIACCGSLPRGLAPSWYAELVARAHAAGARIALDTSGPALLAALRERPDVVKPNAEELAGAVGRPLTTVADAVKAAEELREMGARAVLASLGADGQLLVCDEGAWFGSARVAAVRSNVGAGDSSLAGFLIAGGNGPEALASAVAHGAAAVQLPGSVMPTPGDLDPAAVTVTAEIPSDRALKEPAS
- a CDS encoding DeoR/GlpR family DNA-binding transcription regulator, whose amino-acid sequence is MYAPERQQEILRLARDGGRVDVVSLAEQFQVTAETIRRDLKALDRAGLVRRVHGGAIPAGRLDFEPDLAERETTAADEKDSIAKAALAELPGEGTVILDAGTTVAKMAAALPLEASLTVVTHSLPIAARLADHPGIQLHLIGGRVRHRTRAAVDAWALRAYGEIRADVLFVAANGFSAEHGLTTPDLAEAAVKRAAVAAARRVVLLADSSKHGQEHFARFGDLSDVDLLITDSGLSPEDAVAIERGGTEVVRA
- a CDS encoding MFS transporter; this translates as MNSTDTTPVTAGGRTDRRRWFALAIVMTAAFMDLVDVTIVNIAIPSIQRESGASFSQIQWITAGYALAFAAGLITGGRLGDIHGRKRIFLVGIGGFTVASALCGLAVNPEMLVASRFLQGGMAALMVPQVLSIVHATFPAHERGKVFGLFGAVVGLGAVSGPLLGALLTEWNLFGWEWRSIFLINLPVGVAGLVLGSRFITESRAPRALKLDLVGVALVTLGLLMLLYPLIRGRELDWPVWGYVSMAGSLVVLAVLVAFEKRKSARDGSPLVELSLFRVKSFAAGIAVQTVFGVALGVFFLVWTLYMQFGLGWSPLKAGLTGVPFSIAVSVAAGVSVQKLVPRFGRKVLQAGSLVMASGVLLYIWESGHYGLAIAPWQMALPLVVMGVGMGLIVAPLTDAILSEVPREHAGSASGLINTVQQMGNALGLALVSVVFFGTISDHLRPEQIGPAFADAFQNALGYVAAVMGAIFLLMFALPKRPAQRVEGEQAPVGNTEPVLVP
- a CDS encoding helix-turn-helix transcriptional regulator; translation: MTTDTPARLLTLLSLLQTPREWPGGELSERLGVSRRTVRRDIDRLRELGYPVQATKGADGGYRLVAGKAMPPLVLDDEEAVAIAVGLRAGAGHAVEGLDEASVRALAKLEQVLPGRLRHRVTTLQAATTPWTSGDGPSIAPETLTVMASTVAGHERLRFAYRAADGTETRRLTEPYRLVSTGRRWYLVAYDIDRDDWRTFRVDRVSEPFATGARFAPRELPTGNAAEYLRRSMQRQQQVYDFEVTFAAPADFVAARVPHWLGTPEPLDDGSCRLRGSVGDTAQWVAFRLAMLECDFVVHKPEQLVTAVRELGVRLSRAAAGGDTGGG
- a CDS encoding TetR/AcrR family transcriptional regulator, whose amino-acid sequence is MSSTTPTPPPSSLTERRKTETRMEIARAAAGLFVRHGLRATRAEDIAQAAGIAPRTFYRYFATKEEAVAPLYAAGAQRWVEAVRAAPPDAGVLHALEQGVRHTLTPGVGVSAASWEWVRTLLRLAETTPSLRRVWAEVCQASERLLEEVLAERVTGAGAPGAAGVPKVSGEGRDNVAADPDLAPTAPPRTPPADTSHTPPAETPHPSPAGTPRPPHAATAELRFAAAVASAAVRAALEAWAAGDGPAEGPDGPAELALRNLAALRDFPWGR
- a CDS encoding sigma-70 family RNA polymerase sigma factor, whose protein sequence is MATRAVARRQSATGETADAASSVRAHGGEIADRDLVGMYLDEIARTPLLDAAKEVELSQIIEAGVFAQQILDGLEENKAGASPEELQALVDASERAKDVFIRSNLRLVVAVARRYPRSGLPLLDLIQEGNAGLVRAVEKFDYRKGFKFSTYATWWIRQAITRSIADQSRTIRLPVHLVEELGRIRRVQREFNREHGREPEPAEIAAELGSTPERVTDVLDWARDPVSLNMSVDDEGETQFGDLLEDTSAVSPEQSVLTLLRSEELDDLIGRLDQRTASIIKMRYGIEDGRERTLTEVGKEHGLTRERIRQIEKHALLELKKLARSTGFDAAA
- a CDS encoding GNAT family N-acetyltransferase codes for the protein MPSHPAEVQVRPGVEDDLEALTALYNHYVRETAITFDTAIFTPEERRPWLLSHPEDGPHRLMVATTADPREILGYATSSPFRTKPAYATSVETTVYVAPEAGRRGVGTLLYTALFEALSGEDLHRAYAGIALPNEASARLHERLGFRHVGTYREVGRKFGRYWDVAWYEKPL
- a CDS encoding dioxygenase family protein — translated: MSAATQERMPALYLSHGAPPLADDPVWPGELAAWSAGLPRPKAILMVSAHWEEAPLALGATEAVPLVYDFWGFPEHYYRVTYDAPGAPELAESVRKLLRAPGMPVQDVPDRGLDHGAYVPLVEMYPEADIPVLQVSMPTLDPVRLLEIGRKLAPLRDEGVLIVGSGFFTHNLAALRQGGIPGWSAEFDDWGRRALEARDVDALLDFTRKSPAGQLAHPRTEHFAPLFVTMGAADATGELDTQKSVIDGFWMGLAKRSVQFG
- a CDS encoding MarR family winged helix-turn-helix transcriptional regulator, whose protein sequence is MKAPASAPAAGSAAEPQEPRWLTGEEQRVWRSFMEGVTLLDDHLDRQLQRDAGMPHVYYGLLVNLAEAPRRRLRMTELAMLAKITRSRLSHAVARLEKNGWVHREDCPDDKRGQFAVLTDEGLEVLRKTAPGHVEAVRQAVFDRLSPEQQKSLGEIMQIVAEGLQPTEAGADLPWLR
- a CDS encoding MFS transporter, coding for MSETASKALRAPAAEPDPGRWKALVFIALAQLMVVLDATIVNIALPSAQQDLGISDGNRQWVVTAYALAFGGLLLFGGRIADLWGRKKAFVVGLGGFAAASALGGAATNEVMMFGARALQGVFGALLAPAALSLLAVMFTDAKERAKAFGIYGAIAGGGGAVGLILGGFLTEYLDWRWTFFVNIPFAIVAAAGAYFVIREPEGGRNRSPLDIPGVILSTLGLVALVYGFTRAESNGWSDSVTVGMFVASAVLLASFVLVESKVKAPLLPLRVITERNRGGIYLSLGLAIIAMFGLFLFLTYYLQIVKGYSPVKTGFAFLPMIAGMITGSTQIGTRLMTRVAPRLLMGPGFLVAALGMLLLTQLEIGSSYAALLLPAMLLLGLGMGTAFMPAMSLATQGVEPRDSGVASAMVNTSQQVGGAIGTALLNTIAASATTAYVADHIAGATSRSQQQLVQLEAMVQGYTSAIWFAVGILVVAAVIALTFVNAGRPGGTTVASSGEDAADEVQIPVVAH